One Filimonas effusa genomic window carries:
- a CDS encoding RNA polymerase sigma factor, whose protein sequence is MLTFPDTELLDRVAAGDEAAFSLLFARFRDQLFAYLNKVTKSREVAEEVVLDVFVKIWRGRAALTSVNNFEAFLITVARNCAIDFLRRAQRDKVLQEQLRHAMPPVTADAADGGIIREHTRTAILAAVAELSPQRKMVFLLSREQGLSYEEIAARMDISAKTVANHLSSALQFIRDRLRIDDGAVSLLLLCCLR, encoded by the coding sequence GTGCTTACTTTCCCCGATACTGAACTGCTTGATCGAGTGGCTGCCGGCGATGAGGCGGCGTTTAGCCTGCTGTTTGCGCGTTTCCGGGACCAGCTTTTCGCTTATCTGAACAAGGTCACCAAATCCCGCGAGGTAGCTGAAGAGGTGGTGCTGGATGTGTTTGTCAAGATCTGGCGTGGCCGTGCTGCGCTTACCAGCGTCAATAATTTCGAGGCTTTTCTTATTACCGTGGCGCGAAATTGTGCTATCGATTTTTTGCGCCGTGCGCAGCGTGACAAGGTTTTGCAGGAGCAGCTGCGTCATGCCATGCCGCCTGTTACGGCCGACGCCGCCGATGGTGGGATTATAAGAGAGCATACCCGCACTGCTATTCTTGCAGCGGTGGCGGAGCTGTCGCCGCAGCGTAAAATGGTTTTCCTGCTCAGTCGTGAGCAGGGGCTTAGTTATGAAGAAATTGCCGCCCGTATGGATATTTCTGCTAAAACCGTGGCAAATCACCTTTCTTCCGCCCTGCAATTCATCCGTGACAGGCTTCGTATTGATGACGGCGCTGTTAGCCTGTTGCTGCTTTGTTGTTTGCGCTAA
- a CDS encoding FecR family protein: MAKAAERVQELLSGYLDNQLTEREYKALWQLMAGSSDRDLTEILDYYWDRAAFEGEALPAAVWEQKIKELINNKQDTGIPVTEPGTRLQTAAQQGAKPDNMAQPVPQTKLRRLLPATRWWAVAATVFVLVLTALLWPRAKKGVLPSAAGDGDAPAIAAIKPATNKAVLTLADGSTVALDSAVNGIVAAQGALKVQQQQGQLTYAHQAAAGEQVFYNTLTTPRGGKYRLLLPDGSQVWLNAASSIRYPTAFAGKERVVELTGEAYFDIVANERQPFRVNSGGQQVTVLGTGFNVNAYTDERLIRTTLVSGSIKVAEQVPQTGASVVLTPGNQARFVKGSIRVKEVNTEDETAWKNDLFAFNDVDFETVIRELSRWYDVEITFKGQMPGRQLMGNVSRNYSITQVLKMLAFAARIDYEIDGRKITLSSK, encoded by the coding sequence ATGGCCAAGGCAGCGGAACGAGTACAGGAACTATTATCCGGATACCTGGATAATCAGTTGACGGAGCGCGAATACAAAGCGCTCTGGCAATTGATGGCAGGTTCGAGCGACCGGGATCTAACGGAGATACTGGATTATTATTGGGATAGGGCGGCCTTTGAAGGGGAGGCGCTGCCGGCAGCGGTGTGGGAGCAGAAGATAAAGGAGCTGATAAATAATAAACAGGATACGGGAATACCGGTGACAGAACCGGGCACACGGTTGCAGACGGCGGCGCAGCAGGGAGCTAAGCCAGATAACATGGCGCAGCCGGTACCGCAAACCAAGTTACGCCGGTTATTACCAGCTACGCGCTGGTGGGCGGTAGCGGCTACCGTGTTTGTACTGGTGTTGACGGCGCTGTTGTGGCCGCGGGCAAAGAAAGGGGTATTACCTTCTGCGGCCGGTGATGGCGATGCGCCGGCGATAGCGGCTATAAAGCCTGCCACCAATAAAGCGGTTTTAACCCTGGCCGATGGCAGCACGGTTGCGCTGGACAGTGCGGTGAATGGCATTGTGGCGGCGCAGGGTGCGCTTAAGGTACAACAGCAGCAGGGGCAGCTTACCTATGCGCACCAGGCGGCGGCTGGCGAGCAGGTATTTTACAATACACTTACTACGCCGCGGGGAGGCAAATACAGGCTGTTGCTGCCCGATGGCAGCCAGGTATGGCTGAATGCCGCTTCATCGATACGTTATCCTACTGCATTTGCCGGTAAGGAGCGTGTAGTGGAGCTGACCGGCGAGGCCTATTTCGACATCGTTGCCAATGAGCGGCAGCCTTTCAGGGTCAACAGCGGCGGACAGCAGGTGACGGTGCTGGGCACCGGGTTTAATGTGAACGCCTATACCGATGAGCGTTTGATACGAACAACACTGGTATCGGGCAGTATAAAAGTGGCTGAACAAGTGCCGCAAACAGGTGCTTCGGTGGTGCTTACGCCGGGTAACCAGGCGCGTTTTGTGAAAGGCAGCATAAGGGTGAAGGAAGTGAATACGGAGGATGAAACGGCCTGGAAAAATGACCTGTTTGCTTTTAACGATGTAGACTTTGAAACTGTGATCCGTGAGCTGAGCAGGTGGTACGATGTAGAGATCACCTTCAAGGGGCAGATGCCCGGCAGGCAACTGATGGGGAATGTTTCCCGTAACTATAGTATTACGCAGGTATTGAAAATGCTGGCATTTGCGGCCCGCATCGATTACGAAATAGATGGAAGGAAAATTACTTTATCATCAAAATAA
- a CDS encoding SusC/RagA family TonB-linked outer membrane protein → MNLTKVFTRKMLMMMRMTAWALLLATMHVSAKGLSQKVSLSAKQSSLEHLFKEIKKQTGYLFLYDKEVIGQSKPVNISVHDLSLQQTLELVFKDQPLAYTIMEKNILVKTKPAAPADIAEWNTPPPQVSVDGLVIDSKTAEPVVGADVQIKNTKKGVTTNASGEFAIRVETGTVLKISFVGYDAQEYTVKNNARITIRLVPSVNAMEDMVLTGVYTRRKESFTGAATTFTGDQLKQVSNQNILQALKVMDPAFVQLENTAMGSNPNGLPDIQIRGASSLPDLTGEYNSNPNMPLFILDGFETTLTRIYDLDINRVSSITILKDAAAKAIYGSRAANGVVVVETKRPQAGKLRLTYNADLNINAPDLNSYNLTNASEKLQAELDAGMYTTTYQPETQLLLEQYNEHVKALARGVNTYWLSKPLRVGTGQKHAIALEGGDTYMRYGVDLAYNNIAGVMKGSGRSTTSGTVTLSYRINKLLFRNLLTVNFNKADDSPYGTFSEYARLNPYFEPTDANGNMKKILGTYNPAGQAADEIYTNPLYNATLGTKNFSKYTEIVNNFYAEYTVSAALKLIGRFGFSQKEDVREDFYPANHTRFITWTGDAFFRRGSYTITNGTTRYFKPDLTLNYTKQFGKSMVLLNAGWNMMQNSFSTYGMTAQGFMNDRVDYISFARQYQENGRPTGSENTTREVGMLASMNYSYDNRYLMDLTVRRNGSSVFGSDNRWGNFWSAGLGWNLHNEAPLRGNSVVNLLKLRGSIGYTGNQSFNPYQAMATYNYYTDIFYDNVVSAKLMALANNNLKWQQTRDINMGIDAQLFKRVNLRFDYYVSQSDKLLVDLSLPTSTGFSSYRQNVGVMQNKGFDATINYRIYNNPRKEAFVNVFGTVAQNKNKIVRLNNALDTYNNKQDTTSTTKPRTRYKEGQSTTVIWAVPSLGIDPITGREVYRKKDGGTTYTWNGDDQQVMGDATPDFNGSFGINAQYGGFSINCAFTYRFGGQYYNQTLVDKVENANIRYNVDSRVFSDTWKQPGDNTFYKKIGATPTTTYATSRFVENLNEWQLTSLNVAYDFRNHAFLKKVGMQGLRLTLYTIDVARMSTVRAERGTDYPFARTFSFSVRASF, encoded by the coding sequence ATGAATTTGACTAAGGTTTTTACCCGAAAAATGCTTATGATGATGAGAATGACTGCATGGGCTTTGCTGCTGGCTACAATGCATGTAAGTGCCAAGGGGCTCTCTCAGAAAGTGAGTCTGTCTGCAAAACAAAGCTCACTCGAACATTTGTTCAAGGAAATCAAAAAACAAACAGGTTACCTGTTTTTGTACGACAAGGAAGTCATTGGCCAGTCGAAGCCAGTGAATATTTCTGTGCATGATCTTTCCCTGCAACAAACGCTTGAGCTGGTATTTAAAGACCAGCCACTGGCTTACACCATTATGGAAAAGAACATACTGGTGAAAACGAAGCCGGCAGCGCCGGCTGATATTGCGGAATGGAATACGCCGCCGCCACAGGTGTCGGTTGACGGTCTTGTTATCGATTCCAAAACTGCGGAGCCTGTTGTGGGCGCCGATGTGCAGATCAAAAACACGAAGAAGGGTGTTACCACCAATGCCAGCGGTGAATTCGCCATCCGCGTGGAAACGGGTACCGTTCTCAAGATCTCCTTCGTGGGGTATGATGCGCAGGAGTATACGGTGAAGAACAATGCCAGGATCACGATCCGCCTGGTGCCGTCGGTGAATGCCATGGAAGACATGGTGCTTACCGGTGTGTATACGCGCCGCAAGGAAAGTTTTACCGGCGCTGCCACTACATTTACCGGCGACCAGCTGAAGCAGGTGAGCAACCAGAATATACTACAGGCGCTGAAGGTAATGGACCCTGCTTTTGTGCAGCTTGAGAATACGGCCATGGGATCGAACCCTAACGGCTTACCGGATATACAGATCAGGGGCGCCAGTTCCTTACCGGATCTTACGGGAGAATACAATTCCAACCCCAATATGCCATTGTTTATACTTGATGGTTTTGAAACGACACTTACCCGGATCTATGATCTCGATATCAACAGGGTATCTTCCATTACCATATTAAAAGACGCTGCTGCAAAAGCTATTTATGGTTCCAGGGCTGCCAACGGGGTTGTGGTAGTAGAAACCAAACGTCCGCAGGCGGGCAAACTCAGGCTTACGTATAATGCCGATCTGAATATCAATGCGCCTGATCTCAATAGTTACAATCTTACCAATGCTTCTGAAAAGTTACAGGCTGAGCTGGATGCCGGTATGTATACCACTACCTATCAGCCTGAGACACAACTGCTGCTGGAACAATATAATGAGCATGTAAAAGCGCTGGCACGGGGTGTGAACACCTATTGGTTGTCGAAGCCGTTACGTGTAGGCACCGGCCAGAAACATGCAATTGCGCTTGAGGGTGGCGATACTTATATGCGTTATGGGGTTGACCTGGCCTATAACAATATTGCGGGTGTGATGAAGGGTTCCGGGAGGAGTACCACTTCTGGCACCGTTACCTTATCGTACCGGATCAACAAGCTGTTGTTCCGCAACCTGCTTACGGTAAACTTCAACAAGGCCGATGATTCTCCTTACGGAACCTTCAGCGAATATGCCAGGCTGAACCCGTATTTTGAACCAACCGACGCCAATGGCAATATGAAGAAGATACTGGGCACTTATAACCCGGCGGGGCAGGCTGCGGATGAAATTTATACCAACCCGTTGTACAACGCAACATTGGGCACGAAGAACTTTTCGAAGTACACCGAGATCGTCAATAACTTTTACGCAGAGTACACCGTGTCTGCTGCGCTGAAGCTGATAGGCCGTTTCGGATTTTCGCAGAAAGAAGATGTAAGGGAAGATTTTTATCCTGCCAACCATACGCGTTTCATCACCTGGACGGGAGATGCTTTTTTCAGAAGAGGTTCTTATACCATTACCAACGGCACTACCCGTTATTTCAAACCCGATCTTACCCTTAACTATACAAAGCAGTTTGGTAAAAGCATGGTGCTGCTGAATGCCGGATGGAATATGATGCAGAATTCATTTTCTACCTATGGTATGACGGCACAAGGTTTTATGAATGACCGGGTGGATTATATTTCGTTCGCCCGGCAATACCAGGAGAACGGAAGGCCTACGGGCTCTGAGAACACTACCCGTGAAGTAGGGATGCTGGCGTCGATGAACTACTCTTACGACAACAGGTACCTGATGGATCTTACGGTGCGCCGTAACGGGTCTTCCGTTTTCGGTTCCGATAACCGCTGGGGTAATTTCTGGTCGGCAGGGCTGGGATGGAACCTGCACAATGAAGCGCCGCTCAGGGGCAATTCTGTTGTAAACCTGCTGAAGCTGCGTGGTTCTATCGGTTATACCGGTAATCAAAGCTTCAACCCTTACCAGGCCATGGCTACCTATAACTACTATACCGATATCTTCTATGATAACGTGGTATCTGCCAAGCTGATGGCGCTTGCCAACAACAACCTGAAATGGCAGCAGACAAGAGATATCAATATGGGGATAGACGCCCAGTTGTTTAAAAGAGTAAACCTGCGTTTCGATTATTATGTTTCGCAGTCGGACAAACTGCTGGTGGATCTTTCCTTACCTACTTCCACGGGCTTTTCTTCGTACCGCCAGAACGTAGGGGTTATGCAGAACAAGGGTTTTGATGCGACCATCAATTACCGTATTTACAATAACCCGCGTAAAGAAGCTTTTGTAAATGTGTTTGGAACGGTGGCGCAGAACAAGAACAAGATCGTACGCCTGAACAATGCACTGGATACCTATAACAACAAACAGGATACGACCAGTACCACCAAGCCACGTACCCGTTATAAAGAAGGGCAGTCCACTACGGTCATATGGGCGGTGCCTTCACTGGGGATCGATCCTATCACGGGGAGAGAGGTGTATCGCAAAAAGGATGGCGGCACCACCTATACCTGGAATGGCGATGACCAGCAGGTGATGGGCGATGCCACACCTGATTTCAACGGCAGCTTTGGGATCAATGCGCAGTATGGCGGTTTCAGTATCAACTGTGCATTCACTTACCGTTTTGGCGGACAGTATTATAACCAAACGCTGGTGGATAAAGTAGAGAATGCCAATATCCGCTACAATGTAGACAGCAGGGTATTCTCCGATACCTGGAAGCAACCGGGCGACAATACTTTCTATAAAAAGATAGGAGCCACACCTACGACCACTTATGCCACATCGCGTTTTGTAGAAAACCTGAATGAGTGGCAGTTGACTTCCCTGAATGTGGCTTATGATTTCAGGAATCATGCGTTTCTCAAGAAAGTGGGTATGCAGGGGCTTCGTCTTACGCTTTATACGATTGATGTCGCCAGGATGTCTACGGTAAGAGCCGAGCGGGGGACCGATTATCCTTTTGCCCGTACATTTTCTTTTTCAGTGAGAGCAAGCTTCTAA
- a CDS encoding RagB/SusD family nutrient uptake outer membrane protein, with translation MKTKNNYFIIFLLPVLLVTAVSCNKWLDVRPKDQVKDNEMFASETGFKEALSGIYGTLATETLYGKELSFGMLGVLGMEWEGASLAYEGERTYDYTPTATVSRIDAIWAQLYFAIANTNKLLSAIDEKQQMFAPDNYKVIKGEALALRAFIHFEVLRLFGASFAENPDKIAVPYVTAYSDQVFPQLSVSAFTKKVIDDLVAAEALLKQSDPIITGRTITTIDDDGYLLNRQVHLNYYAVKGLLARVYLYQGTKDKALECATEVINSNKFPWVKQDNIVVSTLADLSFSTEHLFALNVSNLTAITQSYLIPGQAATNLFSYSRDLLFTAYFDNRSDDYRWLYQYAESASSYYLLKYNQLTTAAWPESYKNKICLLRLSEMYFIAAECQAATNMTAAAEKINTIRQRRGVPAVTIDANNFSAVEAAEFRREFLGEGQLFYYYKRMNRASIPRGSDFNLVQLKAYKLPMPRAEYENASRVDNR, from the coding sequence ATGAAAACAAAAAACAACTACTTTATCATATTTCTCCTGCCGGTGTTATTGGTTACCGCAGTATCCTGTAATAAATGGCTTGATGTAAGGCCTAAAGACCAGGTAAAGGATAATGAAATGTTTGCTTCGGAGACGGGGTTCAAAGAGGCGTTGTCGGGCATTTATGGCACGCTTGCTACGGAGACCCTTTATGGCAAGGAGCTTTCTTTTGGCATGCTGGGTGTGCTGGGAATGGAATGGGAAGGTGCTTCGCTGGCCTATGAAGGAGAGCGTACGTACGACTACACGCCTACTGCAACGGTGAGCAGGATCGACGCTATCTGGGCGCAGCTTTATTTTGCGATCGCCAATACCAATAAGCTGCTGAGTGCGATAGATGAGAAGCAGCAGATGTTTGCGCCGGATAACTATAAGGTCATTAAAGGAGAAGCGCTTGCGCTCAGGGCTTTCATTCATTTTGAGGTGTTGCGTTTGTTTGGTGCGAGCTTTGCGGAGAACCCCGATAAAATAGCGGTGCCTTATGTTACTGCCTATAGCGACCAGGTGTTTCCTCAGCTTTCCGTATCGGCGTTTACGAAAAAGGTGATCGATGATCTTGTGGCGGCAGAAGCGCTGCTGAAACAAAGTGATCCTATCATTACCGGCAGAACCATTACTACCATTGATGACGACGGTTATTTGCTGAACAGGCAGGTACACCTGAACTATTATGCAGTAAAGGGGTTGCTGGCGCGGGTGTACCTGTACCAGGGGACCAAAGACAAGGCGCTGGAATGTGCAACAGAAGTAATCAACTCGAATAAGTTTCCCTGGGTAAAACAGGATAATATTGTTGTCAGCACCCTTGCAGACCTGAGTTTTTCTACTGAGCACCTGTTTGCGCTTAATGTGAGCAATCTTACTGCCATTACACAGAGTTACCTGATACCGGGGCAGGCGGCTACCAACCTGTTCTCTTATTCCCGTGACTTGTTATTCACTGCCTATTTCGATAACAGGAGCGATGATTACCGTTGGCTGTACCAGTATGCCGAGAGTGCATCTTCGTATTACCTGCTGAAGTATAACCAGCTTACTACAGCCGCCTGGCCGGAGTCGTACAAGAACAAGATATGCCTGCTGCGTCTTTCCGAGATGTATTTCATTGCTGCGGAATGCCAGGCTGCTACCAATATGACAGCGGCGGCGGAGAAGATCAATACCATTCGACAGCGCAGGGGGGTACCTGCGGTGACCATCGATGCGAATAATTTTTCTGCTGTAGAGGCGGCTGAGTTTCGTCGTGAATTCCTGGGAGAGGGGCAGCTGTTCTACTACTACAAACGGATGAACAGGGCTTCCATTCCACGCGGCAGTGATTTTAACCTGGTGCAGTTAAAGGCTTATAAGCTGCCTATGCCCAGGGCTGAGTATGAAAATGCAAGCCGTGTTGATAACCGCTGA
- a CDS encoding DUF4843 domain-containing protein yields MKSIPYIAITLLTAVAMLSCKKTAYPVYDASTPFVNVWLGTSAYVEDSVVYNFSLKPDRAVDSVMFTARLMGLISDKDRSFTLKAVGGDTNKIRLGVHYKFGQYKIAANSYTAVLPIYILKSSDFADTSFSIRFAVAAGSELPAGVSDMQAMKVVLADRFQKPANWDAETSSAYTRLASLFKSFSKVKFQFITNVTGVPPTYRVRYSGTAVPPDEIPYTQYQYYSNTCKTALLQYNATHTTPLTDETGQAISF; encoded by the coding sequence ATGAAAAGTATTCCATATATAGCTATAACGCTACTTACAGCAGTTGCTATGCTGTCGTGTAAGAAAACTGCATATCCTGTTTACGATGCTTCTACTCCTTTTGTGAATGTGTGGCTTGGCACCAGCGCTTATGTTGAAGACAGTGTGGTTTATAATTTCAGCCTGAAGCCTGACCGTGCTGTTGATTCTGTAATGTTCACTGCCCGGCTGATGGGATTGATCTCCGATAAGGATCGTTCGTTCACTTTAAAAGCCGTGGGTGGCGATACCAATAAAATTAGGCTTGGGGTGCATTATAAGTTTGGGCAGTACAAGATTGCGGCCAATAGCTATACGGCAGTGTTGCCTATTTATATATTAAAGTCTTCCGATTTTGCCGACACCAGTTTTTCTATACGTTTTGCGGTAGCTGCGGGTAGTGAGCTGCCTGCGGGTGTTTCGGATATGCAGGCGATGAAAGTGGTGCTTGCCGATCGTTTTCAGAAGCCTGCCAACTGGGATGCGGAAACATCTTCGGCATACACCAGGCTGGCATCGTTGTTCAAATCGTTCAGCAAGGTGAAGTTCCAGTTCATCACCAATGTAACAGGCGTGCCACCTACTTACAGGGTGCGTTATTCGGGTACTGCTGTTCCGCCGGATGAAATTCCTTATACGCAATACCAGTATTATAGCAATACCTGTAAAACAGCTTTGTTGCAATATAATGCCACACATACTACGCCCCTGACCGATGAAACGGGGCAGGCGATCAGCTTTTAA
- a CDS encoding PKD-like family lipoprotein: MRFNLPYIKLSFLLLAVAVIAGCYKDKGNYDYVSIDEATIDTSGLATNYSIQRFDTLTIAPVVTYQGVKVNSAKPQFPELKFVWKMYPASSVRLNDERTLDSTVTLHKMLDQPEMAWEVLFTVVNTKTGVKAFAKFAVAIAPSLAEGWMVLYEKNGHSDVGLIVNDRIAKATVKEKVLYDLYAASNGAPLKGKPGSLITSTANFPTYLSLFIQTSEDVASVWPGTFERKATFSDTLFWTVPSVKTPAFITASEGRKEFVLNNNKLHKIDYLTIAPGRRAFDDGAAGTYGTLAPWVASSVHATLATVVYDQTNQRFLKLTSAGADIIPFTTKQAAKGPFDINNVGMQFLLSDVGRNYYQYSVMKQTSTGKYYLLAANFRVADTDSTLAKGKYDMSACPEIENINSITAGYLGEIFYYSAGSNKFYQFKYNTGVTENLWTAPGNEKITCIRLQRSYGTNPAQDVLYAPKNANKVLYIATYDEASGNGKVYEMLVDPSSGALNTGSVRVYEGFGKIKAMAWKPFI, encoded by the coding sequence ATGCGTTTTAACCTTCCATATATAAAGCTCTCCTTTTTATTACTCGCTGTAGCAGTAATAGCGGGATGTTATAAAGACAAAGGCAATTACGATTATGTCAGTATCGATGAGGCTACTATAGATACGTCGGGACTGGCCACCAATTACTCTATACAAAGGTTCGATACTTTGACTATTGCTCCTGTAGTTACTTACCAGGGAGTAAAGGTCAATTCTGCCAAACCCCAGTTCCCCGAGCTGAAGTTTGTATGGAAGATGTACCCGGCGTCGAGTGTTCGTTTGAATGATGAGCGTACGCTGGACAGTACTGTTACGCTGCATAAAATGCTTGACCAGCCTGAAATGGCGTGGGAAGTATTGTTTACGGTGGTAAATACCAAAACTGGCGTAAAGGCGTTTGCCAAATTTGCTGTGGCGATAGCGCCTTCCCTTGCCGAGGGGTGGATGGTGCTTTACGAGAAAAACGGGCATAGCGATGTTGGTCTTATCGTAAACGACCGCATTGCCAAGGCGACAGTAAAGGAGAAGGTGTTGTACGATTTGTATGCCGCTTCGAACGGTGCGCCTTTGAAAGGGAAGCCGGGTTCTCTTATTACTTCTACGGCCAACTTTCCTACTTACCTGAGTTTGTTCATTCAGACTTCTGAGGATGTAGCATCTGTATGGCCGGGTACGTTTGAGCGAAAGGCGACATTCAGCGATACGCTTTTCTGGACAGTGCCTTCTGTGAAGACGCCTGCTTTTATCACTGCTTCGGAAGGGCGTAAGGAGTTTGTGCTGAACAATAACAAGCTTCATAAGATAGACTACCTGACTATTGCGCCGGGCAGGAGGGCGTTTGATGATGGTGCGGCAGGCACTTATGGCACGCTTGCGCCATGGGTTGCCTCGAGCGTTCATGCTACCCTTGCCACGGTAGTATATGACCAGACCAACCAGCGCTTTCTTAAGCTTACTTCTGCGGGCGCCGATATTATACCATTCACAACCAAGCAGGCGGCCAAGGGGCCATTCGATATCAATAATGTAGGGATGCAGTTCCTGTTATCGGATGTAGGGAGGAACTATTACCAGTATTCGGTGATGAAGCAAACCAGTACGGGTAAATATTACCTGCTGGCGGCGAACTTCAGGGTAGCGGATACCGACAGTACGCTTGCGAAAGGCAAGTATGATATGAGCGCCTGTCCGGAGATAGAGAATATCAATTCCATTACTGCGGGTTACCTGGGTGAAATATTTTATTACAGTGCGGGCAGCAATAAGTTCTACCAATTCAAATACAATACAGGCGTTACTGAGAACTTATGGACGGCTCCGGGTAATGAAAAGATCACCTGTATAAGGCTGCAGCGTTCTTATGGCACCAATCCTGCGCAGGATGTGTTGTATGCGCCTAAAAATGCCAATAAGGTTCTTTATATCGCCACTTATGATGAGGCTTCGGGGAATGGTAAAGTGTATGAGATGCTGGTAGATCCATCCAGCGGGGCGCTTAATACGGGTTCGGTGCGGGTATATGAGGGTTTTGGTAAAATTAAAGCGATGGCGTGGAAGCCTTTTATCTAA
- a CDS encoding TlpA disulfide reductase family protein encodes MRRVLLSLLAWPAMALASKGDNTIHISGKMINMEEDYVKVFMFYTYDGAKHLDSATVVNGMYHFTLEAEGALQVNLLGRVDMSKVKGPMMINNRNRAQVYVQAGNIEITNTDYFGNITVKGSAAQETFEKLTSAAAPYKEKIGKLMPEYYAFNKAGDSAAGKKVLADINSISKEMSEKVFVSFVKKNPSDPMVMYALQNISGGGEKQSDMVMELFKTLPEKVQKSPAGHEFIGRLEGKKRIAIGAIAPDFTQADTAGNPVKLSDFRGKYVLLDFWASWCGPCRKENPHVVKYYHQFKDQNFTVLGVSLDKQGDKARWIKAIQDDKLDWTHVSDLKYWGNEAALLYGVSAVPQNFLIDPKGRIIAQNLRGDALGAKLEALLNKK; translated from the coding sequence ATGCGACGAGTACTTTTAAGTTTGCTGGCATGGCCAGCGATGGCCCTGGCAAGTAAGGGCGATAATACCATCCATATTTCCGGGAAGATGATCAATATGGAGGAGGATTATGTAAAGGTGTTTATGTTTTACACCTATGACGGTGCGAAACATCTTGACAGCGCCACTGTTGTCAACGGTATGTATCATTTTACACTGGAAGCGGAAGGCGCTTTACAGGTAAACCTGCTGGGTCGTGTGGATATGTCGAAAGTAAAGGGGCCGATGATGATCAATAACCGGAACCGTGCGCAGGTGTATGTTCAGGCGGGCAATATCGAGATTACGAATACCGATTACTTTGGTAATATCACAGTAAAAGGTTCTGCAGCGCAGGAGACTTTTGAAAAGCTTACTTCGGCGGCGGCGCCTTATAAGGAAAAGATCGGTAAACTAATGCCGGAATACTATGCGTTCAACAAGGCTGGTGATTCTGCGGCAGGTAAAAAAGTGCTGGCTGATATCAATAGCATCAGCAAAGAAATGAGCGAAAAGGTTTTTGTGAGTTTTGTAAAAAAGAATCCTTCGGATCCGATGGTGATGTATGCTTTGCAGAATATTTCCGGTGGTGGTGAAAAGCAGTCGGACATGGTAATGGAACTGTTTAAGACCCTGCCTGAGAAAGTGCAGAAATCACCGGCAGGTCATGAGTTCATTGGCCGTTTAGAAGGAAAGAAAAGGATTGCGATAGGGGCTATTGCTCCTGATTTTACCCAGGCTGATACAGCAGGCAATCCCGTTAAGCTCTCCGATTTCAGGGGTAAATACGTACTGCTCGATTTCTGGGCCAGCTGGTGCGGACCTTGCCGCAAGGAGAATCCGCATGTGGTAAAATACTATCACCAGTTTAAAGACCAGAACTTCACGGTGCTTGGCGTATCGCTGGACAAGCAGGGCGACAAAGCGCGCTGGATAAAGGCGATCCAGGACGATAAACTGGACTGGACACATGTTTCGGATCTGAAATACTGGGGTAATGAGGCTGCGCTGCTGTATGGCGTATCGGCGGTGCCGCAGAACTTCCTGATCGATCCGAAGGGGCGCATCATTGCTCAAAACCTGCGTGGCGACGCGTTGGGTGCGAAGCTGGAAGCGCTGTTGAACAAAAAATAA